The Mesorhizobium sp. B1-1-8 genome contains a region encoding:
- a CDS encoding SDR family NAD(P)-dependent oxidoreductase, whose protein sequence is MNYKGKKVLVTGADGFIGSHLTEALVRNGADVTALALYNSFDSHGWLDDLPEDIRNHLKLVRGDVRDSAFLNRIVRGQAVVFHLAALIAIPYSYAAAQSYVETNVMGTVNVLEAARQWETERVVHTSTSEVYGTALSMPISESHPLQGQSPYSASKIGADMMAESYARSFDVPVVILRPFNTFGPRQSERAIVPTIIRQALDPKCAAIMVGDTSPVRDLTFVEDTAAAFLKSGSAELEFGHAYNAGSQRAVTISDVLELVLELSGSNKPVHRDESRLRPQNSEVRALLANSSRLEVATGWRAQTSLREGLARTIAWWRARLSAGRVRHEMGYMT, encoded by the coding sequence ATGAACTATAAGGGCAAGAAAGTTCTCGTCACCGGCGCAGATGGATTCATCGGATCACATCTGACCGAAGCGCTCGTCCGCAACGGAGCGGATGTCACGGCGTTGGCCCTCTACAATTCTTTCGATAGTCACGGCTGGCTGGATGACCTGCCGGAAGACATCCGAAATCACCTCAAACTCGTCCGCGGCGACGTCCGCGACAGTGCGTTCCTGAACCGGATCGTGCGCGGCCAGGCTGTCGTCTTCCATCTCGCCGCGCTGATTGCCATTCCATACTCGTATGCGGCCGCCCAGTCATATGTGGAGACCAACGTCATGGGCACGGTGAATGTCCTCGAAGCGGCGCGCCAGTGGGAAACGGAACGTGTGGTGCACACCTCGACCAGCGAGGTTTACGGCACCGCCTTGAGCATGCCGATCAGCGAGTCCCACCCGCTGCAGGGGCAATCGCCATACTCGGCTTCCAAGATCGGCGCCGACATGATGGCGGAATCCTACGCTCGATCGTTCGATGTGCCGGTCGTGATCCTTCGTCCCTTCAATACGTTTGGGCCCCGGCAAAGCGAACGGGCAATCGTGCCGACGATCATCAGGCAGGCCCTCGATCCGAAATGTGCCGCGATCATGGTGGGAGATACCAGCCCGGTCCGCGACCTTACCTTCGTTGAAGACACCGCGGCGGCTTTTCTGAAGTCGGGCTCGGCCGAACTCGAATTCGGTCACGCCTACAATGCCGGAAGCCAGCGCGCAGTGACCATATCGGATGTGCTGGAGCTGGTGCTCGAGTTGAGCGGTTCCAACAAGCCGGTCCATCGAGACGAAAGCCGATTGAGGCCGCAAAATTCCGAAGTCCGCGCCTTGCTGGCGAATTCATCCCGGCTCGAGGTCGCAACCGGATGGAGGGCGCAAACGAGCCTGCGCGAAGGCTTGGCCCGAACCATCGCGTGGTGGCGCGCGCGCCTCAGCGCGGGCCGGGTGCGTCATGAAATGGGCTATATGACATGA